CTTCAATTCTTCGAAATCATGTGGTTGAATCTTTTATTGtggatttaattttgattttgtcAACAGTACATTTTTTCCAGTTTTAATGAAGGTAATGAACACTTCGAAGATTTTGATGCAGAGCATTATTCTGATGAAGAAAACTTTAATGTAGAGGCTAACAATGCAAATAACAATATAGAAGGAGCTGAAGCCAAGACTGAAGATGGTAAAACAATTATCACCGGTGGTAATGGGCCAGATGATTTTCAGCAGATTGAAGAAGCTAGAAGGAAGACTCTAAAAGAACAAGCTATTCCAAAAGAAGACAGAACCACTACTCCATATATGACTAAATATGAAAGAGCAAGAATTTTGGGTACAA
The window above is part of the Henningerozyma blattae CBS 6284 chromosome 2, complete genome genome. Proteins encoded here:
- the RPO26 gene encoding DNA-directed RNA polymerase core subunit RPO26 (similar to Saccharomyces cerevisiae RPO26 (YPR187W); ancestral locus Anc_7.544), with amino-acid sequence MSDYEEAFNEGNEHFEDFDAEHYSDEENFNVEANNANNNIEGAEAKTEDGKTIITGGNGPDDFQQIEEARRKTLKEQAIPKEDRTTTPYMTKYERARILGTRALQISMNAPVFVDLEGETDPLKIAMKELAEKKIPLVIRRYLPDGSFEDWSVEELIVDL